One genomic window of Cannabis sativa cultivar Pink pepper isolate KNU-18-1 chromosome 2, ASM2916894v1, whole genome shotgun sequence includes the following:
- the LOC115715275 gene encoding xyloglucan endotransglucosylase/hydrolase protein 31: protein MAPLFCLLLFSLIFSSSQAQRPPSPGYSPSSKFGSITFAQGFKNLWGPKHQSLNHDSLTIWLDSSSGSGFKSLHPYRSGYFSTAVKLQPGYTAGVITSYYLSNNQQHPGNHDEIDIEFLGTTPDKPYTLQTNVYVRGSGDGNIIGREMKFHLWFDPTQDFHNYAILWDPSEIIFFVDDVPIRSYPRKSDATFPVRPMWVYGSIWDASSWATENGKYKADYKYQPFVGKYMDFKLIGCKSDGPTSCRSPSVTPSGTTGLTSQQSSALAWVQNNYLVYDYCHDPKRDHTQTPEC, encoded by the exons ATGGCTCCTCTTTTTTGCTTACTCTTATTCTCTCTCATATTCTCCTCAAGCCAAGCTCAGCGTCCACCATCTCCTGGGTACAGCCCAAGTTCAAAATTTGGTTCAATTACCTTTGCTCAAGGCTTTAAGAACCTTTGGGGTCCTAAGCATCAAAGCCTTAACCATGACTCGTTGACCATCTGGCTTGATAGTAGCTCAG GAAGTGGTTTCAAGTCACTTCATCCATATCGATCCGGGTACTTCAGTACTGCTGTCAAACTCCAACCTGGTTATACTGCTGGAGTTATCACTTCATATTAT CTTTCCAACAATCAACAGCATCCTGGGAACCATGACGAAATCGATATTGAGTTCTTAGGGACAACCCCAGATAAGCCGTACACGTTACAGACAAATGTTTACGTAAGAGGAAGTGGAGATGGAAACATCATAGGTAGAGAGATGAAGTTCCATCTCTGGTTTGATCCAACCCAAGATTTCCATAACTATGCCATACTGTGGGACCCTAGTGAAATCAT ATTCTTTGTGGATGATGTACCAATAAGAAGTTATCCAAGAAAGAGCGATGCAACATTCCCAGTGAGGCCCATGTGGGTGTACGGATCAATATGGGATGCATCCTCATGGGCCACTGAGAATGGAAAATACAAAGCCGATTACAAGTACCAACCCTTTGTTGGTAAGTACATGGATTTCAAGCTCATCGGCTGCAAATCAGATGGACCCACTTCATGCCGCTCGCCCTCCGTCACACCCTCCGGCACTACTGGCCTAACTTCCCAACAGTCCTCAGCCTTGGCTTGGGTTCAGAACAATTACTTGGTCTATGATTATTGCCATGACCCCAAGAGGGACCATACACAAACACCCGAGtgttaa